Proteins co-encoded in one Dysgonomonadaceae bacterium zrk40 genomic window:
- a CDS encoding metallophosphoesterase, with protein sequence MRILVTADWHLDFWWRSYRDPFATFRSIFDGLDALVLAGDLANNPSQNWPRGLEQLSRLINPAKVFILPGNHDYYQWQLDGDERLKSFVEDAGMRFIQKEALELGGVRFLCCTLWTDFCLTGDRGAAIRQASYRMTDYDRIRIDGRMVHPDDTIGVHADHLEWLTRKIQEPFDGRTVIVGHHAPSPCVAGPVDDLTPCFASGLDGWILRHSPDLWLFGHTHRHLSGQVGRTPIVNVSFGYPENVRADAEADVLLRGLIDTDKAGLLAREA encoded by the coding sequence ATGCGAATACTCGTTACAGCCGATTGGCACTTGGACTTCTGGTGGCGAAGCTATCGCGATCCTTTTGCGACGTTTAGGTCGATTTTCGATGGGCTTGACGCTCTTGTTTTGGCGGGGGATCTCGCGAACAACCCATCGCAGAACTGGCCAAGGGGTCTGGAGCAGCTGTCACGTCTGATTAATCCGGCAAAGGTATTCATCCTGCCAGGCAACCACGACTATTATCAGTGGCAACTCGATGGTGACGAGCGGCTGAAGTCATTCGTGGAAGATGCCGGGATGCGCTTTATCCAGAAGGAGGCGCTGGAGCTCGGTGGTGTTCGTTTCCTTTGCTGCACGCTTTGGACAGATTTCTGTCTGACCGGGGATCGTGGAGCCGCAATCCGGCAGGCGAGCTATCGTATGACCGATTATGATCGGATCCGGATCGACGGGAGAATGGTGCACCCGGATGATACGATCGGAGTTCATGCGGACCATCTCGAATGGTTGACGCGAAAAATCCAGGAGCCTTTTGACGGTCGTACCGTCATCGTCGGCCATCATGCGCCCAGTCCATGTGTGGCTGGACCTGTCGATGATCTGACGCCTTGTTTCGCTTCCGGTCTGGACGGATGGATTTTGCGGCATAGCCCCGACTTGTGGCTGTTTGGGCATACGCACCGACACCTGAGCGGACAAGTCGGAAGGACGCCGATCGTGAACGTTTCTTTCGGGTATCCGGAAAACGTCAGAGCTGATGCGGAAGCGGATGTGTTGCT